From the genome of Oryza glaberrima chromosome 1, OglaRS2, whole genome shotgun sequence:
ATGCTTTCTTATGGGTTTAGCATTTAAAGTGCTAAGATAGAATTGTCCTCATAGCCTGGAAAAATGTTCTATTGTTCTCTCCCGGCCCCTAAACTCTGCTAATCTGTTATGGCAAAGCTGTTGGTTTATGCCTGAACTCTGATAGCCTGTAACCCGTTACTCACTTTTCAATGGAAATTTCAGGTGGAGAAACTCTTACCCTCGAGTGATTtactcccaaaaaaaaatggaaataactagtgataatttttttttacccttcCCAGGATGACAGCGAGGAACTGCAAATGCAGGTGACAAAGAAGACGTTGAAGCGTGTCATATCACTAGCCGAAACCTTCATCGCCATAGCAACCGGCATCCTCGCGGCAGCTTTCTCGGCAGGCAAAGATGTCCACCTGCACCGCCACGTcctggccgccggcggctgctTCCTCGTCGTGACATACCTGTCCGCTCTCCTGCTCATCTACATGAAGCTGTTCTTGTCAGATCACAGGCGGCTGCGCCGATGGCACGTCCGGTCCCTGCAGCTCCTGTGCGTGACCAGCGGCGCGTCGCTCGTCGCCACGAACTCCCTGCTCCTCGTCCTCATCGGCGAAGGCAATGGCTTGCTGTCGCTCAACCTGCTGCCCGTGCAGGGCATCGTCGGCGTGCTCGCGTACCACGCGACGCCGACGGAGGGGAGCGCGCGCGACGAGGCGTTCGAGGCGCAGGTCAAGAGCGCCCGCAAGGTGGCGCTGTTCGCGGCGGCCACGGCCTTCGCCGTGCAGACCACGCTCGTGTTTGGCGCGTTCAGCAACGCCGCCCTGCAGGTGATGGGCGGACGCCGGCTGGACCTCTCGGTGTCGTTCCTGGCGTCGGCGCTCAGCGTGTTCTTGGTCGTGGCGACGTGCATGCCGCTCGGGTTCAGGAACCAGGGCGCCAGGGACAAGGTGCTGTCCATCGTGAGGTACCTCAAGAAAGGCGTCATGGCCGTGCTCGCGGTCACCGCGGTGACTCTCGGCCAGGAGTTCCTCGGTGGCGCCGC
Proteins encoded in this window:
- the LOC127769551 gene encoding uncharacterized protein LOC127769551 — its product is MISTEEDSDSFQDDSEELQMQVTKKTLKRVISLAETFIAIATGILAAAFSAGKDVHLHRHVLAAGGCFLVVTYLSALLLIYMKLFLSDHRRLRRWHVRSLQLLCVTSGASLVATNSLLLVLIGEGNGLLSLNLLPVQGIVGVLAYHATPTEGSARDEAFEAQVKSARKVALFAAATAFAVQTTLVFGAFSNAALQVMGGRRLDLSVSFLASALSVFLVVATCMPLGFRNQGARDKVLSIVRYLKKGVMAVLAVTAVTLGQEFLGGAAALALFPEITVAAMYYAVSMPADEAAAAADRKMEVLPTVVVATFGFGMLGAAYAALFGTPEYDLYTKALAFTLLTAVVSSLGRVAGPLCNAQRDKSSAAWVTFLSSILPIVEMLVAVPLAAKVMVDFLAVPGNG